A genome region from Setaria italica strain Yugu1 chromosome III, Setaria_italica_v2.0, whole genome shotgun sequence includes the following:
- the LOC101765366 gene encoding pto-interacting protein 1 — protein MSCFGCCGDEDTQGVPDSRNQYPGHHPARNDAYRPADQPPKGPQPVKMQPIAVPTIPVDEIKEVTKGYGDEALIGEGSFGRVYFGVLRNGRSAAVKKLDSNKQPDQEFLAQVSMVSRLKHENVVELLGYCADGTLRVLAYEFATMGSLHDMLHGRKGVKGAQPGPVLSWAQRVKIAVGAAKGLEYLHEKAQPHIIHRDIKSSNVLLFDDDVAKIADFDLSNQAPDMAARLHSTRVLGTFGYHAPEYAMTGQLSSKSDVYSFGVVLLELLTGRKPVDHTLPRGQQSLVTWATPRLSEDKVRQCVDSRLGGDYPPKAVAKFAAVAALCVQYEADFRPNMSIVVKALQPLLNARAANPGENAGS, from the exons ATGTCGTGCTTTGGATGCTGTGGTGATGAAGATACACAAGGAGTGCCAGACTCCAGGAATCAGTACCCAGGACACCATCCAGCAA GGAATGATGCATACCGCCCTGCTGATCAACCTCCCAAGGGTCCTCAGCCTGTGAAAATGCAACCAATTGCAGTCCCTACCATTCCTGTGGATGAGATTAAGGAGGTGACCAAGGGTTATGGTGATGAAGCTTTGATTGGTGAGGGCTCCTTTGGAAGAGTATATTTTGGTGTTCTAAGAAATGGTAGGAGTGCGGCAGTCAAAAAGTTGGATTCTAATAAGCAGCCAGACCAAGAATTCTTGGCACAG GTATCCATGGTGTCAAGGCTGAAGCACGAAAATGTAGTTGAGTTGCTTGGTTACTGCGCTGATGGGACCCTACGTGTTCTTGCTTATGAGTTTGCTACTATGGGCTCTCTTCATGATATGCTTCATG GAAGAAAAGGTGTTAAAGGAGCTCAACCTGGTCCTGTTTTATCATGGGCACAACGTGTGAAAATAGCTGTTGGGGCAGCAAAGGGCCTTGAGTATCTTCATGAGAAAGCACAGCCCCATATCATACACCGAGACATTAAGTCCAGTAATGTTCTTCtttttgatgatgatgtagctaAGATAGCTGACTTTGATTTGTCAAACCAAGCTCCTGACATGGCAGCTCGGCTTCACTCTACTAGGGTTCTTGGAACATTCGGATATCATGCTCCTGA GTATGCAATGACTGGACAACTCAGCTCTAAGAGTGATGTGTATAGTTTTGGAGTTGTTCTTCTCGAGCTGTTGACTGGAAGGAAACCTGTCGACCATACTTTGCCAAGGGGACAGCAGAGCCTTGTGACCTGG GCTACCCCAAGACTTAGTGAAGACAAGGTTAGACAATGTGTTGactcaagacttggaggtgACTATCCTCCTAAAGCTGTTGCAAAG TTTGCAGCTGTTGCCGCATTGTGTGTTCAATACGAAGCAGACTTCCGGCCGAACATGAGCATCGTGGTCAAGGCGCTCCAACCCCTGCTGAATGCGCGGGCGGCTAACCCTGGAGAAAATGCCGGATCATAA
- the LOC101765773 gene encoding nuclear envelope-associated protein 2 — translation MSVSEKVVPSSSVSSSSDLDPLLKDLTEKKLSFRRNVVSLAAELKDVRNKLASQEQLFVRESQTRKVAETKARSMEEEVSKLQKCLQEKDEELRSSTSSTEQYLHELDDLRTQLSFTRATAEASAASAKSAQLQCLSLLKELNEKDCSLKEHELRVNKLGEQLDLLQKDLQARELSQMQLKDEVIRIETDIMDAVAKAGSKSDKDNELLKILSDVSPRNVQNLNNLLNAKDTEIARLREEIRILSAHWTNKTKELESQLEKHRRTDQELKKRVLKLEFCLQESQSQMRKLKRMGEKRDKALKELMDQVVAMKQPNGPCRDIKENFWESQGFKFIASMSMLALVILAKR, via the exons ATGTCCGTCTCGGAGAAGGTGGTACCATCATCATCAGTTTCATCATCATCGGATTTGGATCCGTTGTTGAAGGATCTTACAGAAAAGAAGTTGAGCTTTAGGAGGAACGTTGTCTCGTTGGCAGCAGAGCTCAAGGATGTGAGAAATAAACTTGCTTCCCAGGAGCAGCTGTTTGTGAGGGAATCCCAAACTAGGAAG GTTGCAGAGACAAAGGCAAGGAGCATGGAAGAGGAAGTAAGCAAGCTGCAGAAATGCTTACAGGAGAAGGATGAGGAACTACGTTCATCGACAAGTAGCACAGAACAG TACCTCCACGAGTTGGATGATCTTAGAACACAGCTGTCATTTACCCGGGCTACAGCAGAAGCAAGTGCTGCATCAGCCAAGTCAGCTCAGTTGCAGTGCTTGTCATTGCTGAAAGAGCTGAATGAGAAGGACTGCTCGCTGAAAGAGCACGAACTTCGAGTGAACAAACTAGGTGAGCAGCTTGATCTTCTCCAGAAGGATCTGCAAGCAAGGGAGCTCTCACAGATGCAACTCAAAGATGAAGTTATACGGATTGAAACTGACATCATGGATGCAGTTGCTAAAGCTGGCTCCAAGTCTGACAAAGATAATGAGCTTCTAAAGATCTTATCTGATGTTTCACCAAGGAATGTTCAGAATCTCAACAACCTTTTGAATGCTAAGGATACAGAGATTGCGAGGTTGAGAGAGGAAATCAGGATATTATCTGCTCATTGGACGAACAAGACCAAGGAGTTGGAATCACAG TTGGAAAAGCACCGGAGAACTGATcaggaactgaagaagagggTTCTGAAGCTTGAATTTTGTCTACAAGAATCACAGTCTCAGATGCGAAAACTCAAGAGG ATGGGGGAGAAAAGGGACAAGGCACTCAaggagctcatggaccaggtgGTGGCCATGAAGCAGCCCAACGGTCCCTGCCGTGACATCAAGGAGAATTTCTGGGAGAGCCAGGGCTTCAAGTTCATCGCCTCCATGTCGATGTTAGCCCTGGTGATCCTTGCAAAACGATGA
- the LOC111256641 gene encoding uncharacterized protein LOC111256641, producing the protein MLDAAFRALDVEAREAKMRPVPAPQPPKKKTPKSTEANRDKDRLLKLNAMQQPALAFAAAAAAAAAATSMPLPTPPPSREVKQEAQGSAAPREDRPTLFGTLQS; encoded by the exons ATGCTCGACGCCGCGTTCCGCGCGCTGGATGTCGAAGCCAGGGAAGCCAAGATGAGGCCCGTCCCGGCCCCCCAGCCGCCCAAGAAGAAGACCCCGAAGAGCACCGAGGCGAACAGGGACAAGGACAGGCTGCTCAAGCTCAACGCCATGCAGCAGCCTGCGCTGGCGttcgccgccgcagctgccgcTGCGGCAGCGGCAACATCGATGCCATTGcccacgccgccaccatccaGGGAGGTGAAACAAGAGGCGCAAG GTTCTGCGGCGCCGAGAGAGGATCGCCCCACGCTATTTGGGACCTTGCAATCGTGA
- the LOC101766454 gene encoding uncharacterized protein LOC101766454 isoform X2, whose amino-acid sequence MELIKELRSKQEEIEGLKSLVTNACEEKDMREMAAEELLETVEEEKRLQHELFRSLLPKDEADERDCILEVRAGTGGEEASLFAMDIFRMYEKYAQKNGWKFDVIGIMESAVKGYKEASGTISGPGAFGKLKFESGIHRVQRVPVTEKSGRLHTSAVSVAVLPQADEVDVQLRNEDLRIDTYRSGGSGGQSVNTTDSAVRVTHIPTGTVVAIQDERSQHMNKAKALKILRARLYEIERQRLHMNRSKLRSEQIGSGDRSERIRTYNFPQGRVTDHRVGITHHSIADVMEGENLDVFIDALLLQEEMDAIASFAA is encoded by the exons ATGGAGTTGATCAAGGAGCTGAGATCGAAACAGGAG GAAATTGAGGGTTTGAAATCTTTGGTAACAAATGCTTGTGAAGAGAAAGACATGCGTGAGATGGCAGCTGAGGAGCTACTTGAGACTGTTGAGGAGGAGAAACGATTGCAACATGAACTGTTTAGATCGTTGCTTCCAAAAGATGAAGCAGATGAGAGGGACTGTATATTGGAGGTGCGGGCAG GAACTGGAGGAGAAGAGGCATCTTTGTTTGCAATGGATATATTCAGAAT GTACGAGAAATATGCCCAGAAGAATGGGTGGAAATTTGATGTCATTGGCATAATGGAGTCTGCTGTGAAAGGATACAAG GAAGCTAGTGGAACTATATCAGGTCCAGGGGCATTTGGCAAACTGAAGTTTGAGAGTGGCATTCATAGAGTTCAG CGAGTGCCAGTGACTGAAAAATCTGGACGGCTGCACACTAGCGCTGTATCGGTTGCCGTTCTTCCTCAAGCTGATGAG GTTGATGTCCAACTGCGGAATGAGGACCTGAGAATTGATACCTACAGGTCAGGTGGCTCTGGAGGTCAGTCTGTTAATACAACTGATAGTGCTGTTAGGGTAACTCATATTCCAACCGGAACAGTGGTTGCAATCCAAGATGAGAGATCACAGCACATG AACAAGGCTAAAGCTCTCAAAATTCTCCGAGCGCGACTGTATGAAATTGAAAGGCAAAGACTCCATATGAACCGATCAAAGCTTCGATCAGAGCAG ATTGGAAGTGGTGATAGGTCTGAGCGAATCAGAACATACAACTTTCCACAGGGCCGTGTCACAGATCATCGTGTTGGAATCACTCACCACTCCATAGCAGATGTCATGGAAGGGGAGAACCTGGATGTATTCATTGATGCACTCCTGCTTCAAGAAGAGATGGACGCAATTGCTTCTTTTGCAGCATAA
- the LOC101766454 gene encoding uncharacterized protein LOC101766454 isoform X1, with protein MQHHLRRCGGGALAALRRLRHIPSSAAASPPATWRRPCPPPRLYSTAEMSQQLPPNLVGIMEQRMKLIEQKSAYLQEQISQPATSPEEYSRANKELRKLESTMELIKELRSKQEEIEGLKSLVTNACEEKDMREMAAEELLETVEEEKRLQHELFRSLLPKDEADERDCILEVRAGTGGEEASLFAMDIFRMYEKYAQKNGWKFDVIGIMESAVKGYKEASGTISGPGAFGKLKFESGIHRVQRVPVTEKSGRLHTSAVSVAVLPQADEVDVQLRNEDLRIDTYRSGGSGGQSVNTTDSAVRVTHIPTGTVVAIQDERSQHMNKAKALKILRARLYEIERQRLHMNRSKLRSEQIGSGDRSERIRTYNFPQGRVTDHRVGITHHSIADVMEGENLDVFIDALLLQEEMDAIASFAA; from the exons atgCAGCATCACCTacgccggtgcggcggcggcgccctcgccgcgctccgaCGGCTCCGACACAtcccgtcctccgccgccgcgtcgcctcCCGCAACCTGGAGGCGTCCGTGCCCTCCTCCGCGGCTCTACTCCACCGCCG AGATGAGCCAGCAGCTTCCTCCGAACTTGGTGGGGATCATGGAGCAGAGAATGAAGTTGATCGAGCAGAAGAGCGCATACCTCCAGGAGCAAATCAGCCAG CCAGCCACCTCGCCCGAAGAGTATTCGAGGGCTAACAAGGAGCTCCGCAAGCTAGAGAGCACCATGGAGTTGATCAAGGAGCTGAGATCGAAACAGGAG GAAATTGAGGGTTTGAAATCTTTGGTAACAAATGCTTGTGAAGAGAAAGACATGCGTGAGATGGCAGCTGAGGAGCTACTTGAGACTGTTGAGGAGGAGAAACGATTGCAACATGAACTGTTTAGATCGTTGCTTCCAAAAGATGAAGCAGATGAGAGGGACTGTATATTGGAGGTGCGGGCAG GAACTGGAGGAGAAGAGGCATCTTTGTTTGCAATGGATATATTCAGAAT GTACGAGAAATATGCCCAGAAGAATGGGTGGAAATTTGATGTCATTGGCATAATGGAGTCTGCTGTGAAAGGATACAAG GAAGCTAGTGGAACTATATCAGGTCCAGGGGCATTTGGCAAACTGAAGTTTGAGAGTGGCATTCATAGAGTTCAG CGAGTGCCAGTGACTGAAAAATCTGGACGGCTGCACACTAGCGCTGTATCGGTTGCCGTTCTTCCTCAAGCTGATGAG GTTGATGTCCAACTGCGGAATGAGGACCTGAGAATTGATACCTACAGGTCAGGTGGCTCTGGAGGTCAGTCTGTTAATACAACTGATAGTGCTGTTAGGGTAACTCATATTCCAACCGGAACAGTGGTTGCAATCCAAGATGAGAGATCACAGCACATG AACAAGGCTAAAGCTCTCAAAATTCTCCGAGCGCGACTGTATGAAATTGAAAGGCAAAGACTCCATATGAACCGATCAAAGCTTCGATCAGAGCAG ATTGGAAGTGGTGATAGGTCTGAGCGAATCAGAACATACAACTTTCCACAGGGCCGTGTCACAGATCATCGTGTTGGAATCACTCACCACTCCATAGCAGATGTCATGGAAGGGGAGAACCTGGATGTATTCATTGATGCACTCCTGCTTCAAGAAGAGATGGACGCAATTGCTTCTTTTGCAGCATAA
- the LOC101767148 gene encoding CBL-interacting protein kinase 17 — translation MVSGGGDGGAGAVDERGRGGALLGEYELGRTVGEGNFGKVKLARHRGTGAHFAVKILDRARVLSQRIGDQIRREIATLKLLHHPNVVRLHEVAASKTKIYMVLEFVNGGELFNRIAIKGKLSEQEGRRLFQQLIDGVSYCHEKGVYHRDLKPENVLLDTKGNIKISDFGLSALPQHLGNDGLLHTTCGSPNYIAPEVLQNRGYDGSLSDIWSCGVILYMMLVGYLPFDDRNIVVLYQKIFKGDTQIPKCLSPGAQNLLQRILEPNPMKRITMAEIKTHEWFQKDYVPSVPFDSDDEDSQLDVVLPAKEEINQPPADKTTHQINAFQLIGMASSLDLSGFFEEEDVSQRKIRFTTTHPPEDLFDKIERSASEMGFQVQRGHGKLKVTRNCTGTKNPKNPASFLVCTEVFELGPSLYVVELKKSHGEPALYRQLCERIGSDLGVFKMEQIFGTRPVADDLASLDNRSATPLVAL, via the exons atggtgagcggcggcggcgacggcggcgccggcgcggtggacgagcgcgggcgcggcggggcgctGCTGGGCGAGTACGAGCTGGGGCGGACGGTCGGGGAGGGCAACTTCGGCAAGGTGAAGCTCGCGCGGCACCGCGGCACGGGTGCGCACTTCGCCGTCAAGATCCTGGACCGCGCCCGCGTCCTCTCCCAGCGAATCGGCGACCAGATACGCCGGGAGATCGCCACGCTCAAGCTGCTCCACCACCCCAACGTCGTCCGCCTGCACGAG GTTGCTGCTAGCAAAACCAAGATTTACATGGTGCTTGAGTTTGTCAATGGGGGCGAACTGTTCAACAGGATT GCCATCAAGGGAAAACTCTCGGAGCAAGAAGGAAGGAGGCTCTTTCAGCAGCTGATTGATGGTGTCAGCTATTGCCACGAAAAGGGTGTCTACCATAGAGACCTCAAG CCTGAGAATGTTCTTCTTGACACAAAGGGCAACATCAAGATATCTGATTTTGGCCTCAGTGCTTTACCACAACATCTTGGG AATGATGGGTTGCTGCATACAACCTGTGGTAGCCCCAATTACATTGCCCCTGAG GTTCTGCAGAATAGAGGATACGATGGATCCTTGTCAGATATCTGGTCTTGTGGAGTGATTCTTTATATGATGCTCGTAGGATACCTTCCATTTGATGACCGGAATATCGTTGTTCTTTATCAGAAG ATTTTTAAGGGTGACACTCAGATCCCAAAGTGCCTTTCTCCTGGCGCACAAAATCTTCTTCAGAGGATTCTTGAGCCCAACCCAATGAAGCGGATCACCATGGCTGAGATCAAGACGCATGAATGGTTCCAGAAGGATTATGTTCCTTCTGTTCCCTTCGACAGCGATGATGAAGATTCACAGCTTGATGTAGTTCTTCCAGCCAAAGAG GAAATTAATCAACCACCTGCGGATAAGACTACTCATCAGATCAACGCTTTTCAGTTGATTGGAATGGCATCATCCCTTGATCTTTCAGGGTTTTTCGAGGAAGAG GACGTGTCTCAAAGGAAGATCAGATTCACAACAACGCATCCACCTGAGGATTTGTTCGACAAGATTGAACGTTCTGCAAGCGAAATGGGCTTCCAAGTACAGAGGGGGCACGGCAAG CTCAAAGTGACGCGGAACTGCACTGGAACAAAGAATCCTAAGAACCCTGCCTCATTTCTTGTCTGCACCGAG GTGTTTGAGCTTGGCCCCTCTTTGTAcgttgtagagctcaagaagtcCCATGGAGAGCCTGCACTGTACAGACAG CTCTGCGAGAGGATCGGCAGTGACCTGGGTGTGTTCAAGATGGAGCAGATCTTTGGGACACGGCCGGTTGCCGATGATCTTGCGAGCTTGGACAATCGATCCGCGACGCCTTTGGTGGCATTGTGA